The Allorhodopirellula heiligendammensis genome includes a window with the following:
- a CDS encoding protein kinase domain-containing protein translates to MSWMMDRDKKVPDQDPDATINEITGFDADATISDANAFDPNATIEQTANIDPNATVQDAAELDPGATIEKTAHFDADATIEKTVEFDPNATIEEADEFDPDATLEVDDHFDANATIEHSGTFDANATIEATGNFSIDLGAAPGTGEEGSGSVLNDSNLNQTINPRALSSAEAKYWAEMSAEFTSPNDPTIQPSVVDRTIVETKLQLRSQTVATQIHSDGEAADYRLVRLLGRGGMGNVFVARQGSLDRLIAVKVIRPLDESKRKQLAENGQLESVEQGRRQQFLTEAVVTGDLDHPNIVPIHDVALTGDSTLFYSMKRVIGTPWSDVIGEKTQEENLEILIKVADAIGFAHTRGVVHRDIKPENVMLGDFGVVMVMDWGIALAKPNFEKLDSITPATGLGGTPSMMAPEMATGPLEKVGPAADIYLLGATLFMIVTGKPPHHAPNVSQCLRAVANNDICEFDPKHQGELMNIALKAMSLDPADRYAETTEFQNAIRKYRSHAESIALVKRAEDDLRIACKERSYTSYTRAQFGFEEALALWPGNEAAQSGLEQAKFSHAEAAHQNEDYDLGLKLLDEQNPQHTELVESLKLSLQQRRQRETRFAVLKKVAAALLAFILIGGSVAIVVINQARTAAMDQKQRADENARIAMSNARTADENADIAEDNARIAESNAVTAQQNAERAKLAQAKAEYEAYVSGVGLAKARIDRNEFTEARRLIQELIAQQGDGKVPWELRYLSSLANQSTGSLSTTTGVGGLAVAGNPGRPVSGIPAIIRLEDGTLTAITVVANADQPIVVDTPRPVRLPDGEHASCIAINDDETLAAAGTEKGDILLFDPRALGEATLSADLQFRRFQGHRGRVTTIEMIGKDYLVSASDDRTVRIWNLNQPTDREILWHIASVVDIACSNIPDGFRIVAGVADKALGRVVVWDIQTGEKLQSERRGVFTEHPQSVTSVAVSPDGQIAASGDVDGRVMLWPVSQLQQRDVERLVKQAVDAVSEAVANGPLETTRPTASDSESMTFTQLNNPETETPESEETSPPAPAHRSSVRHIEFSADGKSLLTCGDDYLIQLWRMEPIELPTTPPAARLQRTLRGHGGVVTDARFLTPNGDQLLSVGKDDSIRLWRSGVDSAPSSASVLVGQQAAGHAPPGITASDALSDLCATLIVHDPILSHVHDDSISSAILSANGQQVVTASRDRTARVLTIDPSTLQLRTAVEIETADAPTRASTSSNAPESPIISLDEGTDFRAMSMNINRSANKLFIGGADAVVRIWDLGRGTESGTISGTGLNQVLAVSDDSRVILTGSSDPETRVILWRFDPQTSIAVAQHRLAGHQEAVTAAAVDAGGRRALTADRAGRIILWDVQTGTPIGKPIDLLLGTRINDIAVAPDGDTVWVAADDERLSQLDLNSRELIDRLDHDGIVTSVKLSGDGRRAVTSSKLQKVDSTIHHAVLWQLPLETKPAAFQTIFTQHVKTDDRTRSGGSPGIASVAIDESGEHAYIAVNPPGDAPARVERWRAADDIRQSTKEIAMGLPKRLGDVSAAAPAGSDQLVTLHGHSAYRWNTATRGLEVSYRIHGAISVAAISPDGEIVLTGSQSLKAWDAHTGLALGKLESPHGKAVRCIEFVGDTAPHDFFTGGADGSIRRWAFQRDTPSFTELGKLSSVESVGVGEMGIPLSLSISPDGRQLLSTTDRGHVILHNLTEQTQQVLFADPDVGSIFAGCFSPDGRFVAAGGDDQLARMWDLSKQHVPADPPDTIFQGHAEAIHGVALIGAAPVAGPQLDELEPSANRSNPDGPNGFARVSNDSSTRGEHDETLAASSPSTLRLFTASHDRSIRVWDPRFGVASSGTDDTYPMGPTGRELLDLVRHRDGVNSIEFNSDGSLMMTAGRDGNVVLWPACDP, encoded by the coding sequence ATGAGTTGGATGATGGATCGCGATAAAAAAGTGCCCGATCAAGACCCGGATGCCACCATTAACGAGATTACTGGTTTTGATGCGGACGCCACGATCTCGGATGCCAATGCGTTCGATCCGAATGCAACTATCGAGCAAACAGCAAACATCGACCCCAATGCAACCGTGCAGGATGCCGCCGAGTTAGATCCAGGGGCGACCATCGAGAAGACGGCCCACTTCGACGCCGATGCGACCATCGAGAAAACAGTCGAATTTGATCCAAATGCGACCATCGAGGAGGCCGATGAATTCGACCCCGATGCCACCCTGGAGGTGGATGATCACTTTGACGCTAACGCTACGATCGAGCACTCCGGTACTTTTGATGCGAATGCCACGATAGAGGCCACCGGCAATTTCTCAATCGATCTGGGTGCAGCTCCTGGTACAGGCGAAGAGGGTAGCGGCTCTGTTTTAAATGATTCTAATCTCAACCAGACCATCAATCCTCGGGCCCTCTCCTCCGCCGAGGCAAAGTACTGGGCCGAAATGTCGGCTGAGTTCACCTCGCCGAACGATCCCACCATTCAGCCCAGCGTGGTCGACCGGACGATTGTTGAAACGAAGCTACAACTTCGCAGTCAAACGGTCGCCACGCAAATCCATAGCGATGGCGAGGCTGCTGACTACCGGCTCGTGCGATTGCTCGGGCGCGGCGGGATGGGTAACGTTTTCGTCGCCCGTCAAGGATCACTGGATCGACTGATCGCGGTTAAGGTGATCCGGCCGCTGGACGAGTCCAAACGCAAACAGCTCGCCGAGAACGGCCAACTTGAGAGCGTCGAACAGGGACGACGTCAACAATTCTTGACGGAAGCGGTCGTCACGGGAGATCTTGACCACCCCAATATCGTGCCCATTCACGACGTGGCGTTAACGGGTGACAGCACGCTGTTCTATTCCATGAAACGCGTGATCGGCACGCCATGGTCGGACGTCATTGGAGAGAAAACACAGGAAGAGAACCTGGAGATTCTCATCAAGGTTGCCGACGCGATTGGTTTCGCCCATACGCGAGGTGTCGTCCACCGCGACATCAAACCTGAGAACGTGATGCTGGGCGACTTCGGCGTCGTGATGGTGATGGACTGGGGCATCGCCCTTGCCAAGCCAAACTTTGAGAAGCTTGATTCGATCACGCCCGCGACAGGTCTCGGTGGCACGCCCTCCATGATGGCGCCCGAAATGGCCACGGGGCCGCTCGAAAAGGTAGGACCTGCTGCCGACATTTATTTGCTCGGGGCGACGCTGTTCATGATCGTCACAGGCAAACCGCCTCATCATGCACCCAATGTGAGTCAGTGCTTGCGGGCCGTTGCCAACAACGACATCTGTGAGTTCGATCCAAAACATCAGGGCGAATTGATGAACATCGCACTCAAAGCGATGTCCCTCGATCCTGCCGACCGATACGCTGAGACCACGGAATTTCAAAACGCGATTCGGAAGTACCGCTCTCATGCCGAGAGCATCGCGTTGGTCAAACGAGCGGAGGACGACCTGCGCATCGCCTGCAAGGAACGGTCCTATACAAGTTATACCCGCGCTCAATTCGGATTTGAGGAGGCTCTCGCGTTGTGGCCTGGTAACGAGGCCGCCCAAAGTGGCCTTGAACAAGCCAAATTTTCGCATGCCGAAGCGGCTCATCAAAACGAAGACTATGACTTGGGCCTAAAACTGCTCGACGAGCAGAATCCACAACACACCGAATTGGTTGAAAGCCTCAAGTTATCACTGCAGCAACGACGGCAGCGAGAAACACGATTTGCGGTGCTCAAAAAAGTTGCCGCCGCGTTGCTGGCGTTCATCTTGATCGGTGGATCGGTCGCGATCGTGGTGATCAATCAAGCCCGGACGGCGGCGATGGATCAGAAACAGCGTGCCGACGAAAACGCTCGCATCGCGATGAGCAATGCTCGCACTGCGGACGAGAACGCTGATATCGCCGAGGATAATGCCCGCATTGCGGAGTCCAACGCAGTTACCGCACAACAAAATGCCGAGCGGGCAAAGTTGGCTCAGGCGAAAGCCGAATACGAAGCGTATGTTTCCGGGGTCGGCCTTGCCAAGGCCCGCATTGATCGCAATGAGTTTACCGAAGCGCGGCGACTGATCCAGGAACTGATCGCCCAGCAGGGAGACGGCAAGGTCCCGTGGGAGTTGCGGTATCTCTCATCGCTCGCCAATCAGTCGACTGGATCCCTGAGCACAACGACGGGAGTGGGCGGACTGGCCGTTGCCGGCAACCCCGGTCGACCTGTCTCCGGCATTCCCGCAATCATTCGCCTGGAGGATGGAACTCTGACAGCGATTACTGTCGTGGCAAACGCTGACCAGCCCATCGTTGTGGACACGCCGCGTCCGGTTCGTTTGCCCGACGGCGAGCACGCTTCCTGCATCGCCATCAACGACGATGAAACTCTCGCGGCAGCGGGCACGGAGAAGGGCGACATTTTGCTGTTCGATCCCCGCGCACTCGGTGAGGCTACCCTGTCCGCCGATTTGCAATTCCGTCGATTCCAAGGGCATCGCGGACGCGTGACCACCATCGAAATGATTGGCAAGGATTACCTCGTGTCAGCATCGGATGACCGCACCGTTCGTATCTGGAACCTCAATCAACCTACCGATCGTGAAATCCTATGGCACATCGCATCTGTCGTCGATATTGCCTGCAGTAACATCCCCGATGGTTTCCGCATCGTTGCCGGTGTGGCAGACAAAGCTCTCGGCCGAGTAGTGGTTTGGGATATCCAGACAGGAGAGAAACTGCAGTCCGAGCGGCGTGGCGTCTTCACCGAACACCCCCAGTCCGTGACCAGTGTCGCAGTTTCTCCCGACGGCCAGATCGCCGCTTCTGGAGACGTCGACGGTCGTGTGATGTTGTGGCCGGTATCACAACTTCAACAGCGAGATGTCGAGCGTCTCGTCAAACAGGCGGTTGACGCGGTGAGCGAGGCCGTTGCTAACGGCCCGCTGGAAACGACTCGTCCTACTGCTAGCGATTCGGAGTCGATGACGTTTACCCAACTCAACAATCCGGAGACCGAAACGCCGGAGTCCGAGGAAACGTCACCGCCTGCACCAGCGCACCGTTCGAGTGTACGTCATATTGAGTTTTCTGCCGATGGAAAATCGCTACTCACCTGCGGTGATGATTACTTGATTCAGCTATGGCGCATGGAACCGATTGAACTTCCGACAACGCCTCCCGCTGCTCGCCTCCAACGGACCCTACGCGGACACGGCGGTGTGGTGACAGATGCCAGATTCCTGACTCCCAATGGCGATCAGCTGCTCTCGGTTGGCAAGGACGATTCGATTCGCCTCTGGCGCTCCGGCGTCGATTCGGCACCGAGCAGTGCCAGCGTTCTAGTTGGCCAACAGGCCGCCGGACACGCTCCGCCGGGGATCACAGCAAGTGATGCACTGAGTGACCTCTGTGCGACACTCATCGTGCACGACCCCATTCTCTCCCACGTCCATGACGATTCGATTTCCTCTGCTATCCTCTCGGCGAATGGACAGCAAGTCGTCACGGCGAGTCGTGATCGCACCGCACGAGTGCTCACGATTGATCCGTCTACACTGCAGCTGAGAACTGCGGTCGAGATTGAGACCGCTGACGCTCCGACTCGCGCCAGCACGTCATCGAACGCTCCCGAGTCGCCGATCATTTCACTGGACGAAGGCACTGATTTCCGAGCGATGTCGATGAATATCAATCGTTCAGCGAACAAACTTTTCATTGGCGGGGCGGATGCGGTCGTCCGCATTTGGGATCTGGGACGCGGAACTGAATCGGGTACGATTTCGGGCACAGGATTGAACCAGGTCCTAGCAGTCTCGGACGACAGCCGTGTGATCTTGACGGGATCGAGCGATCCAGAAACGCGGGTGATCCTGTGGCGTTTTGATCCGCAAACGTCCATTGCCGTCGCCCAACATCGTCTCGCTGGACATCAGGAGGCCGTCACCGCAGCTGCTGTTGACGCAGGCGGACGGCGAGCGTTGACCGCGGACCGCGCCGGGCGGATCATCTTATGGGATGTTCAAACGGGTACGCCGATTGGAAAGCCCATCGACCTGCTGCTAGGGACGCGGATCAACGACATTGCGGTGGCGCCAGACGGAGACACTGTATGGGTCGCGGCGGACGACGAGCGGCTCTCCCAACTGGACCTGAATTCTCGTGAATTGATTGATCGATTGGATCACGATGGGATCGTCACGAGTGTGAAACTCTCCGGCGATGGCCGCCGTGCGGTCACCTCTTCCAAACTGCAAAAAGTTGACTCCACCATCCATCATGCGGTGCTGTGGCAACTGCCACTGGAAACAAAACCCGCGGCGTTCCAGACGATTTTTACACAACACGTTAAAACGGATGACCGAACTCGGTCCGGAGGGAGTCCTGGCATCGCGTCGGTCGCCATCGATGAATCAGGTGAGCACGCATACATCGCGGTCAACCCACCCGGAGATGCCCCTGCACGTGTCGAGCGTTGGCGAGCCGCTGATGACATTCGTCAGTCCACCAAAGAAATTGCCATGGGTTTGCCCAAGCGTCTCGGCGATGTCTCAGCCGCCGCCCCTGCCGGAAGCGACCAATTAGTCACGCTGCATGGGCACTCGGCTTATCGTTGGAACACGGCCACGCGTGGTCTGGAGGTAAGTTACCGCATTCATGGAGCGATCAGCGTCGCGGCAATTTCGCCTGACGGAGAAATCGTGCTGACCGGAAGCCAAAGCTTGAAGGCCTGGGATGCGCATACCGGTCTTGCCCTCGGTAAACTGGAGTCGCCGCATGGCAAAGCAGTACGGTGCATCGAGTTTGTCGGCGATACAGCCCCGCATGATTTCTTTACGGGCGGCGCCGACGGTTCGATCCGGCGATGGGCTTTCCAACGCGACACGCCCAGCTTCACTGAACTCGGCAAACTCTCCTCGGTTGAGTCAGTAGGCGTGGGAGAAATGGGAATTCCGCTGTCACTATCGATCTCGCCTGATGGCCGCCAGCTGCTCTCGACAACGGATCGTGGTCACGTGATCTTGCATAATCTGACCGAACAAACCCAACAGGTGTTGTTCGCGGATCCCGACGTTGGCAGTATTTTTGCAGGATGCTTTTCACCCGACGGACGGTTCGTGGCCGCTGGAGGCGACGACCAACTGGCGAGAATGTGGGATCTTTCGAAACAACACGTTCCTGCTGATCCACCGGATACCATTTTTCAGGGACATGCCGAGGCCATTCATGGTGTGGCACTCATCGGTGCCGCTCCGGTCGCTGGCCCGCAGCTCGACGAATTGGAACCGAGTGCGAATCGGTCCAACCCAGACGGCCCCAATGGTTTCGCCAGAGTTTCGAACGACAGCTCCACCCGTGGTGAACACGACGAAACTCTTGCGGCCTCGAGTCCATCGACGCTACGCTTATTCACCGCCTCTCACGACCGCAGCATTCGAGTATGGGATCCACGATTTGGCGTCGCGTCCTCGGGCACCGACGACACTTATCCGATGGGCCCGACTGGACGAGAGTTGCTCGATTTAGTGAGGCACCGCGACGGCGTGAATTCCATTGAGTTCAATTCAGACGGATCACTCATGATGACGGCGGGTAGGGATGGAAATGTGGTACTCTGGCCCGCCTGTGATCCCTAA